The following proteins are encoded in a genomic region of Choloepus didactylus isolate mChoDid1 chromosome Y, mChoDid1.pri, whole genome shotgun sequence:
- the LOC119524040 gene encoding LOW QUALITY PROTEIN: pyruvate dehydrogenase E1 component subunit alpha, somatic form, mitochondrial-like (The sequence of the model RefSeq protein was modified relative to this genomic sequence to represent the inferred CDS: inserted 2 bases in 1 codon; substituted 1 base at 1 genomic stop codon), with protein MAGSSRTFQASPWCRNRCSVLFGRLKETPEHRGCSAWVFGSSCRRCHCQRYMKRMLAAVSRVLSGAAQKPASRVLVASWNFANDATFEIKKCDLHRLEEGPPITTVLTREDGLRYYRVMQTIRRMELKADQLYKQKIIRGFCHLXDGQEACCVGLEAGINPTDHLITAYRAHGFTFARGLSVREILTELTGRRGGCAKRKGGSMHMYAKNFCGGNGIVGAQVPLGAGIALAXKYNGKDEVCLTLYGDGAANQGQIFESYNMAALWKLPCIFICANNRYGMATSVERAAASTDYYKRGDFIPGIRVNGMDILCVREATRFAAAHCRSGKGPILMELQTYRYHGHSMSDPGVRYHTREEIQEVRSKSDPIMLLKDRMVNSDLASIEELKEIDVEVRKEIEDAAQFATADPEPPLEELGHHIYCSDPPFEVRGANQWIMFKSIS; from the exons ATGGCAGGCTCTTCCCGCACTTTCCAGGCTAGTCCGTGGTGCAGAAACCG GTGTTCCGTTCTCTTCGGGCGCTTGAAGGAGACTCCAGAGCACCGTGGCTGTTCCGCTTGGGTTTTCGGGAGTAGCTGTCGTCGCTGTCACTGCCAGCGCTACATGAAGAGGATGCTTGCCGCCGTCTCTCGCGTGTTGTCGGGCGCTGCCCAGAAGCCA GCTAGCAGAGTGCTGGTGGCATCCTGGAACTTTGCAAATGATGCTACATTTGAAATTAAG AAATGTGACCTTCATCGGTTGGAAGAGGGCCCTCCTATCACAACTGTGCTCACCAGAGAGGATGGGCTCAGATACTACAGGGTGATGCAGACTATTCGCCGAATGGAGTTAAAGGCAGATCAGTTgtataaacagaaaattattcGTGGTTTCTGTCATTTGTGAGATGGTCAG GAAGCTTGCTGTGTGGGCCTCGAggctggaataaatcccacagaTCATCTCATTACAGCTTACCGGGCTCATGGCTTTACCTTTGCTCGTGGACTTTCAGTCCGAGAAATTCTCACAGAGCTTACAG GACGAAGAGGAGGTTGTGCTAAAAGAAAAGGAGGATCAATGCATATGTATGCCAAGAACTTCTGTGGGGGTAATGGCATTGTCGGGGCTCAG GTGCCCCTGGGAGCTGGAATTGCTCTGGC TAAGTATAATGGAAAAGATGAGGTTTGTCTGACTTTATATGGTGATGGTGCTGCTAATCAG GGTCAGATATTTGAATCTTACAATATGGCAGCTTTGTGGAAATTACCTTGCATTTTCATCTGTGCGAATAACCGCTATGGAATGGCAACATCTGTGGAGAGAGCAGCAGCCAGCACTGATTATTATAAGAGAGGCGATTTTATTCCTGGGATAAGG GTAAATGGAATGGATATCCTGTGTGTCCGGGAGGCAACAAGGTTTGCAGCTGCCCATTGCAGATCCGGAAAG GGGCCCATACTGATGGAGCTGCAGACTTACCGTTACCATGGACATAGTATGAGTGATCCTGGAGTCAG ATACCACACACGAGAAGAAATTCAGGAAGTGAGAAGTAAGAGTGATCCTATTATGCTTCTCAAGGATAGAATGGTGAACAGTGATCTTGCCAGTATTGAAGAATTAAAG GAAATTGATGTTGAAGTGAGGAAAGAAATTGAGGATGCAGCCCAGTTTGCTACAGCTGACCCGGAACCACCGTTGGAGGAATTAGGTCATCACATCTACTGTAGCGATCCACCTTTTGAAGTTCGTGGTGCAAATCAGTGGATCATGTTTAAGTCAATCAGTTAA